In the genome of Saprospira sp. CCB-QB6, one region contains:
- a CDS encoding bifunctional nuclease family protein, with protein sequence MKKVELEIVALSHSLAQSQNYAVVLGEMGGSRRLPIVIGGFEAQAIAVAMEGMQASRPMTHDLFRNTIETLDVELKEVIISNLVDGIFYANLIFVQNGKTIEIDSRSSDALALAVRFECPVYTYEFILEQAGIVLEEETEREMEEAKNRRQEQQKTRSLEDLSMEELERKLDEVLQAENYEQAAKIRDEMNRRGAN encoded by the coding sequence ATGAAAAAAGTAGAGTTAGAAATTGTAGCCCTTTCACATAGTTTGGCCCAATCGCAAAATTATGCCGTGGTTTTGGGCGAAATGGGCGGCAGTCGCCGTTTGCCTATTGTTATTGGCGGATTTGAAGCTCAGGCTATTGCTGTGGCTATGGAGGGAATGCAGGCCAGCCGGCCCATGACCCACGATCTTTTCCGAAATACGATTGAAACCTTAGACGTAGAGCTCAAAGAGGTTATTATTAGTAATTTGGTGGATGGCATTTTTTATGCAAATTTGATTTTTGTTCAAAATGGCAAAACCATAGAAATTGACTCTAGAAGTTCTGATGCTTTGGCCCTAGCCGTTCGTTTTGAATGCCCTGTATATACTTATGAGTTTATTTTGGAGCAAGCAGGTATTGTGCTAGAAGAAGAGACCGAAAGAGAGATGGAAGAGGCCAAAAATCGCCGTCAGGAGCAACAAAAAACACGCTCTTTAGAGGATTTGAGTATGGAGGAGCTAGAGCGCAAGCTCGATGAAGTGCTGCAAGCTGAAAACTACGAGCAGGCGGCAAAAATTAGAGATGAAATGAACCGCCGAGGCGCCAACTAA